A single Antechinus flavipes isolate AdamAnt ecotype Samford, QLD, Australia chromosome 5, AdamAnt_v2, whole genome shotgun sequence DNA region contains:
- the EPHB6 gene encoding ephrin type-B receptor 6 has translation MSIKGDKVGDMVWIWILFFIPPTVALEEVLLDTTGETSEIGWLTYPPGGWDEVSVLDNQQRLTRTFEACHVAEGLGLGQDNWLQTHFVDRQGAHRAHIRLHFSVRACTSLGVGGGTCRETFTLYYRQAEEPDDPSHASAWHLGPWIKVDTIAADESFPASASSSSWAGGTGLQLNVKERSFGPLTQRGFYVAFQDTGACLALVVVKIFSYSCPAVLQAFASFPETQASGAGGASLVEAVGTCVAQAEPEDDGVGSNPPRLHCNGEGEWMVAVGSCHCRPGYQPANGDRACQACPIGSFKAVAGGASCTPCPSRSHSDVPGAPTCPCLSGFYRSSTDPPEAPCTGPPSAPRDLWFEVQGSSLMLYWRLPQDLGGRGDVGFNILCRQCGGQQGPESGACHPCGDEVYFDPRQQGLTESRVLVGGLQAHVPYILEVQSFNGVSRLSFDPPKTTSINVSIIHEVPPAVPLLHQVSRASDSITVSWPQPDQRHGRILDYQLRYYDQAEDEAHFSTLTSETNTATVSQLSPGHVYGFQVRARSAAGHGPYGGKVYFQTLRQGELSHLIPERLPLVVGSALGALAFLVLAAITIFAFIFQRKRQRTGYTEPLQQYTSPSGLGVRYYIDPSTYEDPSQAIREFTREVDPAYVKIEEVIGPGSFGEVCRGWLQPRGRREQAVAIHTLWASGVERQRGAFLVRAAVLGQFHHPNVLRLEGVVTKSQPLMVLTELMENGPLDSFLRQQEGQFSNLQLVAMQRGVAAAMQYLSSCGFVHRVLTAHSVLVNGHLVCKVAHLRHGHSYLSHSSQGLQPPLRWAAPEVLAHGKFTAASDVWSFGILMWEVMSYGERPYWDMTDQEVLNAIEQEFRLPPPPGCPSGLHLLMLDTWQQDSAQRPHFDQLVAALDKMIRKPEMLQAGGVHRGRPSQTLLSPVTLDFSSLETPQAWLAAIGMECYQDSFSKVGICSFNEVAQLGLEDMPALGITLAGHQKKLLHNIHLLQQHLSQPGAVEV, from the exons ATGTCAATTAAAGGGGACAAAGTGGGTGATATGGTGTGGATCTGGATTCTCTTCTTTATACCTCCAACTGTAGCCCTTGAAG AAGTGCTACTGGATACTACAGGAGAGACATCTGAGATTGGTTGGCTCACCTACCCACCAGGAGGG TGGGATGAGGTCAGTGTCCTGGATAATCAGCAGCGCCTGACCCGGACATTTGAGGCATGCCACGTAGCAGAGGGCCTAGGCCTTGGACAGGACAACTGGCTACAAACCCATTTTGTGGATCGGCAAGGGGCCCATCGGGCACATATCCGGCTCCACTTCTCTGTGAGGGCATGTACCAGCCTGGGAGTGGGTGGAGGCACTTGTCGTGAGACCTTTACCCTCTACTACCGCCAGGCTGAAGAGCCTGATGACCCCAGCCATGCATCGGCCTGGCATCTGGGGCCCTGGATCAAGGTGGACACAATTGCTGCAGATGAGAGCTTCCCTGCTTCCgcttcttcctcctcctgggCCGGTGGGACGGGGCTTCAGCTCAATGTCAAGGAGAGGAGCTTTGGGCCACTGACTCAGCGCGGCTTCTATGTGGCCTTCCAGGACACAGGGGCCTGCCTTGCCCTCGTGgttgtaaagatattttcctaTTCCTGCCCTGCTGTGCTTCAGGCCTTTGCTTCCTTTCCTGAGACGCAAGCCAGTGGGGCAGGAGGGGCTTCCCTGGTGGAGGCAGTGGGCACCTGTGTGGCCCAGGCCGAGCCTGAGGATGATGGAGTAGGCAGCAACCCTCCTAGGCTTCACTGTAATGGTGAAGGCGAGTGGATGGTGGCTGTAGGAAGCTGCCACTGTCGCCCTGGGTACCAGCCTGCGAATGGTGACAGAGCCTGCCAAG CTTGCCCCATAGGCTCCTTTAAGGCTGTGGCAGGAGGAGCCTCCTGTACACCCTGCCCCTCCCGAAGCCACAGTGACGTTCCTGGTGCACCAACATGTCCCTGCCTCAGTGGCTTTTATCGGTCTAGCACTGACCCTCCTGAAGCTCCCTGCACTG GGCCTCCATCAGCTCCCCGAGACCTTTGGTTTGAAGTACAAGGCTCATCTCTGATGCTTTACTGGCGACTACCCCAAGACCTGGGTGGTCGAGGGGATGTGGGTTTCAACATCCTGTGCAGACAGTGTGGGGGCCAACAGGGTCCTGAGAGTGGGGCTTGTCACCCCTGTGGAGATGAGGTGTACTTTGACCCTCGCCAGCAAGGCCTAACAGAAAGCCGAGTGCTGGTAGGAGGGCTACAGGCCCATGTGCCCTACATCCTGGAGGTGCAGTCTTTCAATGGAGTATCCAGGCTCAGCTTTGACCCCCCAAAGACCACATCCATCAATGTCAGCATCATCCATGAAG TCCCCCCGGCAGTTCCTCTGCTGCACCAGGTGAGCCGGGCATCTGACAGCATCACTGTGTCCTGGCCACAGCCTGACCAACGGCATGGGCGTATCCTGGACTATCAGCTCCGGTACTATGACCAG GCAGAAGATGAGGCCCATTTCTCCACACTGACCAGTGAGACCAACACAGCCACCGTATCACAGTTGAGCCCTGGTCATGTCTACGGTTTCCAGGTTCGGGCACGAAGCGCAGCAGGTCATGGCCCCTATGGGGGCAAAGTCTATTTCCAGACTCTCCGCCAAG GTGAGTTATCCCATCTGATCCCGGAGAGGCTGCCATTGGTGGTTGGTTCTGCCCTGGGTGCTTTGGCCTTCCTCGTGCTGGCAGCCATCACCATCTTTGCCTTCATCTTCCAGAG GAAGCGTCAACGAACAGGATACACGGAACCTCTACAGCAATACACCAGCCCCAGTG GACTTGGAGTAAGGTACTACATTGATCCATCAACATATGAAGACCCTAGCCAGGCCATCAGAGAATTCACCAGGGAGGTAGATCCAGCATATGTCAAGATTGAGGAGGTCATTGGACCAG GCTCCTTTGGTGAAGTATGCAGAGGTTGGTTGCAGCCCCGAGGACGGCGGGAGCAAGCCGTAGCCATTCACACTTTATGGGCCAGTGGAGTAGAACGCCAGAGAGGTGCCTTCCTGGTCCGGGCTGCAGTGCTGGGCCAGTTCCATCATCCTAATGTCCTTCGACTTGAGGGTGTAGTTACCAAGAGCCAACCCCTCATGGTGCTAACCGAGCTTATGGAGAATGGCCCATTGGACAGCTTCCTCAGG CAACAAGAGGGCCAGTTCAGTAACCTGCAGCTCGTGGCTATGCAGCGGGGTGTGGCGGCAGCCATGCAGTACCTGTCCAGTTGTGGCTTTGTACACAGGGTTTTAACTGCCCACAGTGTACTGGTCAATGGCCACCTGGTGTGCAAAGTGGCCCACCTTAGGCATGGCCACAGCTATCTGAGTCACAGCAGCCAG GGTTTACAACCTCCACTTCGCTGGGCAGCTCCTGAGGTCCTAGCTCACGGAAAATTCACAGCAGCCAGTGATGTCTGGAGTTTTGGGATCCTAATGTGGGAAGTGATGAGTTATGGGGAACGCCCATACTGGGACATGACTGACCAAGAG GTGCTGAATGCTATAGAGCAGGAATTCCGGCTTCCTCCACCCCCAGGCTGCCCCAGTGGACTGCACCTGCTGATGCTGGATACCTGGCAACAGGATTCTGCCCAGCGGCCTCACTTTGACCAGCTGGTGGCTGCCTTGGACAAGATGATCCGCAAGCCCGAGATGCTACAGGCTGGCGGAGTTCATAGGGGAAG ACCATCACAGACCCTATTGAGTCCTGTGACCTTGGACTTCTCCTCACTGGAAACCCCCCAGGCCTGGTTGGCCGCCATCGGCATGGAGTGCTATCAGGACAGCTTCTCCAAAGTTGGGATCTGTAGCTTCAATGAGGTGGCTCAGCTTGGTCTTGA GGATATGCCTGCTTTGGGCATCACTCTGGCTGGACACCAGAAGAAACTCCTTCATAACATCCATCTACTCCAGCAGCATCTGAGCCAGCCAGGCGCAGTGGAAGTATGA
- the LOC127563988 gene encoding transient receptor potential cation channel subfamily V member 6-like produces the protein MGVPLPKELGLLPSLWGKICQYLQGRESWDRRLDELNLLQQKRIWESPLLLAAKENDIRALTKLLKYDVCDVHQRGALGETALHVAALYDNLEAAKLLIEVASDLVTEPMTSELYEGQTALHIAIVNQNVNLVRILLTRGASVSARATGMAFRRSPRNLLYFGEHPLSFAACVGNEEIVQLLIEFGADIRAQDSLGNTVLHILVFQPNKTFACQMYNALIAYDERSGHMKSLDLISNHQGLTPFKLAGVEGNTVIFQHLLQKRKHVQWTYGPLTSTLYDLTEIDSWGDEQSLLELIVTTKKREARQILDLTPVKELVSLKWRRFGRPYFCVLGAVYVLYMICFTMCCAYRPLKPRSTNRTSMRDITLLQQKLLQESYMTREDNIRMVGELVSVIGAVAILLLEIPDIFRVGVARYFGQTILGGPFHAIIITYACMVLVTMVMRLTNTSGEVVPMSFALVLGWCNVMYFARGFQMLGPFTIMIQKMIFGDLLRFCWLMAVVILGFASAFYVIFQTEDPDELGHFFDYPMALFSTFELFLTIIDGPANYDVDLPFMYSITYAAFAIIATLLMLNLLIAMMGDTHWRVAHERDELWRAQVVATTVMLERKLPRCLWPRSGICGREYGLGDRWFLRVEDRQDPNRQRIQRYAHVFNPLGTDDLDKDSLNKLDLTPPCGHHRLATATPSISRSTTRSSANWERLRRGTLGINLRGEINRGLEEEEGRVYQV, from the exons GATCTGGGAGTCTCCACTGCTTTTAGCTGCCAAGGAAAATGATATTCGAGCACTGACCAAGCTTCTCAAGTATGACGTCTGTGATGTACACCAGAGAG GGGCCCTTGGGGAGACGGCACTTCATGTTGCTGCCCTCTATGACAATTTGGAGGCTGCCAAGTTGCTGATAGAAGTTGCATCTGATCTGGTGACTGAACCCATGACTTCTGAACTGTATGAAG GACAGACAGCACTCCACATAGCGATAGTGAACCAGAATGTGAACTTGGTGCGAATTCTACTCACCCGTGGTGCCAGTGTTTCTGCCCGAGCCACTGGGATGGCTTTTCGCCGGAGTCCCCGGAACCTCCTCTACTTTG gAGAGCACCCTTTGTCTTTTGCTGCCTGTGTGGGCAATGAAGAGATCGTTCAGCTACTTATTGAGTTCGGAGCTGATATCCGGGCCCAGGACTCATTAG GAAATACAGTGCTTCACATCCTGGTATTCCAGCCCAACAAAACGTTTGCCTGCCAGATGTATAATGCATTGATAGCTTATGATGAACGGAGTGGTCACATGAAGTCCCTAGACCTCATCTCTAACCACCAAGGCCTCACTCCCTTCAAGCTGGCTGGTGTTGAGGGGAATACCGTG ATATTCCAACATCTGCTGCAGAAGAGAAAGCATGTCCAGTGGACCTATGGACCATTGACTTCCACGCTCTATGATCTCACAGAGATTGACTCCTGGGGAGACGAACAGTCACTGCTTGAACTAATTGTCACAACCAagaagagagag gcACGGCAGATCCTAGACCTGACCCCTGTGAAGGAACTGGTGAGCCTCAAGTGGAGAAGGTTTGGGAGACCATACTTTTGTGTACTGGGTGCTGTCTATGTTCTCTACATGATTTGCTTCACCATGTGCTGTGCCTACCGTCCCCTAAAGCCTCGGAGCACCAATCGTACTAGTATGAGGGATATTACCCTTCTCCAGCAGAAGCTACTGCAG GAGTCTTACATGACCCGTGAAGACAATATCCGAATGGTGGGGGAGCTGGTTTCTGTCATTGGGGCTGTGGCCATCCTACTTCTTGAG ATCCCAGACATTTTCAGGGTTGGGGTTGCTCGGTACTTTGGACAAACTATTCTTGGAGGGCCGTTTCATGCCATCAT CATCACTTATGCCTGCATGGTGCTAGTAACCATGGTGATGCGGCTCACCAACACATCCGGGGAGGTGGTGCCCATGTCTTTTGCCCTGGTGCTTGGCTGGTGCAATGTGATGTACTTCGCCCGAGGATTCCAGATGCTGGGCCCCTTCACCATCATGATCCAGAAG ATGATTTTTGGTGATCTCTTGCGTTTCTGCTGGCTGATGGCTGTGGTCATCCTGGGATTTGCTTCCG CGTTCTATGTCATCTTCCAGACAGAAGACCCAGATGAACTGGGCCATTTCTTTGACTACCCTATGGCACTGTTCAGCACCTTTGAATTGTTCCTCACAATCATCGATGGTCCTGCCAACTATGACGTAGACCTGCCCTTCATGTACAGCATCACATATGCTGCCTTTGCTATCATTGCCACGTTGCTCATGCTCAACCTGCTCATTGCTATGATGGGTGACACCCACTGGCGAGTGGCTCATGAGAGAGATGAGCTGTGGAGAGCTCAG GTTGTTGCTACCACAGTGATGTTGGAGCGAAAGCTGCCCAGATGCCTCTGGCCTCGATCTGGAATCTGTGGTCGAGAGTATGGATTAGGGGATCGCTGGTTTCTTCG AGTGGAGGACCGACAAGACCCAAATCGACAAAGAATACAGCGATATGCCCATGTCTTCAATCCTTTGGGGACTGATGATTTAGACAAAGACTCACTGAACAAACTGGACTTGACCCCACCTTGTGGTCATCATCGACTAGCAACAGCTACCCCCTCCATTTCCCGAAGTACCACTCGAAGTAGTGCCAACTGGGAAAGGCTTCGACGGGGGACCTTGGGGATAAACTTAAGGGGGGAGATCAATAGGGGcctggaagaggaggagggtAGGGTATACCAAGTCTGA